From the genome of Mycobacterium dioxanotrophicus, one region includes:
- a CDS encoding amino acid permease: protein MGTSPGLHKGLSDRQLRMIAIGGVIGAGLFVGSGVVIHATGPAAFIPYALCGFLVIMVMRMLAEMAVANPSTGSFADYARNALGPWAGFSVGWLYWYFWVIIVGFEAIAGAKIVQYWLPEIPLWLCSLILLTAMTLTNLFSVSSFGEFEFWFAGIKVAAIVLFLAIGGAYVLGIWPHKSMDFSNLTAHGGFLPNGGWAITAAIVTVIFSMTGAEVATIAAAESHNPERAVAKAANSVIARIAIFYVGSMFLLVTIVPWNDKSIAASPYVAAFSDMGLPYADHIMNAVVLTAVLSCLNSGMYTASRMLFVLAARREAPQQLVRVTRRGVPAVAIMASSIVGFLCVIAAAISPDTVFEFLLNSSGAVILFVYCLIGISQVILRYRDGSAHLKVKMWLFPVLSIGTVLAIMAILAQMGIRADSRSQLVLSLLSWAVVIVLYFINRWAINRRPHVESAIPETPATRVLVLANETAASDELIAELRDIKAARTAKYLVVVPDSPIETGAAATHGPLDVWEATQQAAQDRLDHTVGVLRSADLDADGIHGDFRPLRALANAVDTFRPDQIVIATLPPEQSVWHRFDVVDRARSDYPAIPVTHVVATPASSEEFQQ from the coding sequence ATGGGCACTTCGCCCGGGTTGCACAAGGGCCTCAGCGATCGACAACTCCGCATGATCGCCATTGGCGGCGTCATCGGGGCGGGACTGTTCGTCGGATCGGGTGTGGTCATCCACGCCACCGGTCCGGCTGCGTTCATCCCCTACGCCTTGTGCGGATTTCTGGTCATCATGGTGATGCGGATGCTTGCCGAAATGGCGGTGGCCAACCCGTCCACCGGTTCGTTCGCCGACTACGCCCGCAACGCGCTCGGACCGTGGGCCGGCTTCTCTGTTGGCTGGCTCTACTGGTACTTCTGGGTCATCATCGTGGGATTCGAGGCGATCGCAGGAGCCAAGATCGTCCAATACTGGCTCCCCGAAATTCCGCTCTGGCTATGTTCACTGATCCTGCTGACGGCCATGACCCTCACCAACCTGTTCTCGGTATCGTCCTTCGGAGAGTTCGAATTCTGGTTCGCCGGAATCAAAGTCGCTGCGATCGTGCTGTTCCTCGCCATCGGCGGTGCGTACGTGCTGGGAATATGGCCGCACAAATCGATGGACTTCTCCAACCTGACCGCCCACGGCGGCTTCCTGCCCAACGGTGGCTGGGCGATCACCGCAGCCATTGTCACGGTCATCTTCTCGATGACGGGCGCCGAGGTGGCCACCATCGCCGCCGCCGAATCACACAATCCCGAACGAGCAGTGGCCAAGGCGGCGAACTCCGTCATCGCGCGGATCGCCATCTTCTATGTCGGCTCAATGTTCCTACTGGTGACGATCGTGCCCTGGAACGACAAGTCCATCGCGGCTTCACCCTACGTCGCAGCGTTCAGTGACATGGGCTTGCCCTACGCGGACCACATCATGAACGCCGTGGTGCTCACCGCCGTGCTGAGCTGCCTGAACTCGGGGATGTACACCGCATCGCGGATGTTGTTCGTGCTCGCCGCACGTCGCGAAGCACCGCAGCAACTCGTCAGGGTCACACGCCGCGGCGTGCCCGCGGTGGCGATCATGGCATCGTCGATTGTCGGCTTCCTGTGCGTCATCGCCGCCGCGATCTCCCCCGACACCGTGTTCGAATTCCTACTCAACTCCAGCGGTGCGGTCATCCTCTTCGTGTACTGCCTGATCGGGATCTCGCAGGTCATCCTGCGTTATCGCGACGGTTCTGCGCACCTGAAGGTCAAGATGTGGCTGTTCCCAGTGTTGTCCATCGGCACTGTACTCGCCATCATGGCGATCCTCGCCCAGATGGGGATCCGCGCGGATTCCCGGTCCCAACTGGTGCTGAGCCTGCTGTCCTGGGCTGTCGTGATCGTGCTGTATTTCATCAACCGGTGGGCGATCAACCGCCGCCCGCACGTCGAGAGCGCCATCCCCGAGACACCGGCAACCCGAGTTCTTGTGCTGGCCAACGAAACTGCGGCATCCGACGAACTGATTGCCGAACTGCGCGACATCAAGGCAGCACGCACTGCCAAGTACCTCGTCGTCGTCCCCGACAGCCCTATCGAGACCGGCGCCGCGGCCACCCACGGTCCACTCGACGTGTGGGAGGCGACCCAGCAGGCCGCACAGGACAGGCTCGACCACACCGTCGGAGTGCTGCGCTCGGCCGATCTCGACGCCGACGGTATCCACGGCGACTTTCGCCCGCTGCGTGCCCTGGCCAACGCCGTGGACACCTTTCGCCCCGATCAGATCGTCATCGCGACGCTGCCGCCCGAGCAGTCGGTCTGGCACCGGTTCGACGTGGTCGATCGCGCGCGCAGCGACTATCCAGCCATCCCGGTCACACACGTCGTCGCGACGCCGGCCTCGTCCGAGGAATTCCAGCAGTGA
- a CDS encoding universal stress protein, whose amino-acid sequence MTIVAGFSATHNGSAPLHLAAQIARTTGEQVIAAAILAGPSVIGIDQLDREYHHQLSIQVLRSLNQAIAQMRTDVDITPVVHRSTSIPRGLTELTAQHNADLIVVGSSSSGLLGRIALGSVTERLAHTARVPVAISPRGYPRSPLTLERLTVGYGGMSGTTPIVGTAAELAVQWDVQMRIASFAVRPPLMLSGSIEPSAEDLVTDQWTSNAVRALRRQLDRARETIPLPDVDLVIGMGIDWSTAVNDIAWESGDLLVLGSAAAGPLAQVFLGSAASKILRHVPVPVMILPQMQG is encoded by the coding sequence GTGACGATCGTCGCCGGGTTCAGCGCCACCCACAACGGCAGTGCGCCACTGCATCTAGCGGCGCAGATCGCCCGCACCACCGGTGAACAAGTCATCGCCGCTGCCATACTCGCCGGGCCCTCAGTGATAGGCATCGACCAACTCGACCGCGAATACCACCATCAACTGTCCATCCAAGTGCTGCGATCGCTGAACCAAGCGATCGCACAGATGCGGACCGATGTCGACATCACACCAGTCGTTCACCGATCCACATCGATACCGCGCGGCCTGACGGAACTGACCGCACAGCACAACGCCGATCTCATCGTGGTCGGGTCATCGTCATCGGGACTGCTGGGCCGAATCGCACTGGGCAGCGTAACCGAACGCCTGGCACACACGGCCCGCGTACCGGTGGCGATCTCACCGCGCGGATACCCGCGCAGCCCACTTACCCTAGAACGGCTCACGGTCGGTTACGGCGGCATGTCCGGTACCACTCCGATCGTCGGCACCGCCGCCGAACTTGCGGTGCAATGGGATGTGCAGATGCGAATCGCATCCTTCGCCGTCCGTCCCCCACTCATGCTGAGCGGATCAATCGAACCCTCCGCCGAGGATCTCGTCACCGACCAATGGACCAGCAATGCCGTGCGCGCGCTGCGGCGACAACTCGATCGTGCCCGCGAAACAATTCCACTTCCCGATGTGGATCTCGTCATCGGCATGGGCATCGATTGGTCCACCGCTGTCAACGACATCGCCTGGGAATCCGGCGACCTCCTCGTCCTCGGCTCAGCGGCAGCAGGGCCGTTGGCTCAGGTGTTCCTCGGCTCGGCCGCGTCGAAGATCCTGCGACACGTCCCCGTTCCGGTCATGATCCTGCCGCAGATGCAGGGCTAG
- a CDS encoding NmrA family NAD(P)-binding protein, with amino-acid sequence MQQTLVLGATGRHGRTGARMVERLLGQGHQVRVMVRTAGPVVEELRDHGASVVIGDLLDRRTLRAAVDGIDGAYFAYPVAPGVVSAAANLASVLREAALSPNLVVMSMAAAATENPSGLGRAHYVAEEVFAWAGLKPTVLRVAALFYENILLLHGSSIRAGGCFANSFGAARVPWISGRDAADLAVAALVNPDRFADSRIAYPPGAELLSHSDIAATISAEIGSPVHYTHIPQQQWEAELAGTAGSVINPGMAQHISAIGAMLSNPSAALPVHPDPRRLAALIGHEPMSFAEFVSQHRNEFLCP; translated from the coding sequence ATGCAACAGACGCTGGTACTCGGCGCCACCGGCCGCCATGGCCGAACCGGTGCACGGATGGTCGAGCGGCTACTGGGCCAGGGGCATCAGGTGCGGGTGATGGTCCGCACCGCCGGGCCTGTGGTCGAGGAACTGCGCGACCACGGTGCCAGTGTGGTGATCGGCGACCTGCTGGATCGGCGGACGCTGCGTGCGGCTGTCGACGGCATCGATGGGGCCTACTTCGCCTATCCGGTTGCGCCGGGAGTCGTGTCCGCCGCCGCCAACCTGGCGTCGGTTCTGCGCGAGGCCGCACTGTCACCGAATCTGGTGGTGATGTCGATGGCTGCAGCGGCCACGGAGAATCCCAGTGGGCTCGGACGAGCTCACTACGTGGCCGAAGAAGTGTTCGCCTGGGCCGGGCTCAAGCCGACGGTCCTGCGGGTGGCGGCCCTGTTCTACGAGAACATTCTGCTCCTGCACGGTTCGTCCATCCGGGCGGGTGGCTGCTTCGCCAACAGCTTCGGGGCGGCCCGGGTGCCGTGGATCAGCGGACGCGATGCGGCCGACCTCGCGGTCGCGGCGTTGGTGAACCCGGATCGGTTCGCCGATAGCCGCATCGCGTACCCACCGGGTGCCGAACTGCTCAGCCACAGTGACATCGCCGCGACGATCAGCGCTGAGATCGGCAGTCCCGTCCATTACACCCACATACCTCAACAGCAATGGGAAGCCGAACTTGCGGGCACTGCGGGATCTGTGATCAATCCTGGTATGGCCCAGCACATATCGGCGATCGGAGCCATGCTGTCCAACCCTTCGGCGGCGCTGCCGGTACACCCGGACCCTCGCCGGCTGGCCGCGCTGATCGGTCATGAGCCGATGTCATTCGCCGAGTTCGTCAGTCAGCATCGAAACGAATTCCTATGCCCCTGA
- a CDS encoding winged helix-turn-helix transcriptional regulator, producing MQHTSFESMGCPIAGALDMVGDWWTLVIMRDVLDGFTRFDELQRNLGIAPTMLTRRLKALVGAGLLQRQQYTATPRRFEYLPTPRGKDLAVVIVALYAWGTKHSAVGNSQVVLVDQDSGEEIIPVLTDQASGRQLSAINTAFLPGPDADAFMEERLDPTLRQARRQRAQPDTQP from the coding sequence TTGCAGCACACCAGTTTCGAGTCGATGGGCTGCCCGATCGCCGGAGCGCTGGACATGGTCGGCGACTGGTGGACGCTGGTCATCATGCGCGACGTGCTGGACGGGTTCACCCGATTCGACGAGTTGCAGCGCAATCTGGGCATCGCACCGACCATGCTGACCCGCCGGCTCAAAGCCCTCGTCGGGGCCGGACTGCTGCAGCGACAGCAATACACGGCCACACCAAGACGCTTCGAGTACCTGCCCACGCCCCGCGGTAAGGATCTGGCGGTAGTGATTGTCGCCCTGTACGCGTGGGGCACAAAGCACTCAGCTGTGGGAAACAGCCAGGTTGTGCTGGTCGATCAGGACAGCGGCGAGGAGATCATTCCGGTCCTGACCGATCAAGCCAGCGGTCGACAGCTCTCAGCGATCAACACCGCATTCCTGCCAGGACCGGACGCCGATGCCTTCATGGAGGAAAGGCTCGACCCCACACTGCGCCAAGCACGTCGACAACGGGCGCAGCCAGACACCCAACCCTGA
- a CDS encoding LysR family transcriptional regulator — protein sequence MNLSGVDLNLLVVLQAVLEERSATKAAARLHLTQPAVSNALARLRVLLGDPLVVRSGRGLSPTPAALAIQPRLDTALRLVDGIVHDLDDFDIATTTREWVIAFADLYGPLVLPGLDRQLQQKAPRSSVRVTPLDRISVVDALATGEIDLYLGIPTTVPSAWHSEPAFADDTVGVIAAHHPDARSVMTLERFIELPHVHVRISPGRGREVDDALARLGRTRRISLTVPHYSSLFPVVENGHCIAVAPRRLARYHARNSAISLFELPLALPPYDVRLFWHERVDNDAGTAALRSILREVLAAEPSEAGNPSPERG from the coding sequence GTGAATCTTTCCGGTGTCGACCTCAATCTCCTCGTCGTGCTGCAGGCGGTTCTTGAAGAACGCAGCGCCACGAAGGCCGCAGCACGGTTGCATCTGACACAGCCGGCGGTCTCGAATGCGTTGGCGCGCTTACGTGTGTTGTTGGGTGATCCGCTCGTGGTGCGCAGCGGTCGAGGCCTCAGCCCCACGCCTGCCGCGCTGGCCATTCAGCCTCGGCTCGACACCGCACTGCGGCTCGTTGACGGCATAGTGCACGACCTCGACGACTTCGATATAGCGACGACGACCCGCGAGTGGGTCATAGCCTTTGCCGACCTATATGGCCCACTGGTGTTACCCGGGCTTGACCGTCAACTACAGCAGAAAGCACCCCGGTCCAGCGTCCGGGTTACACCGCTGGATCGCATCAGCGTTGTCGACGCACTGGCCACGGGAGAGATCGATTTGTACCTGGGCATCCCCACAACAGTCCCGTCGGCATGGCACTCGGAACCCGCATTCGCTGACGACACTGTCGGTGTCATCGCAGCCCACCATCCTGACGCCCGCAGCGTCATGACACTCGAGCGTTTCATCGAGCTTCCCCACGTCCACGTTCGAATCAGCCCGGGTCGAGGTCGGGAAGTCGACGACGCTTTGGCCCGCCTCGGGCGCACCCGACGCATCTCCCTCACCGTGCCGCACTACAGCTCGTTGTTCCCTGTCGTCGAAAACGGTCATTGCATCGCTGTTGCGCCCCGCCGCCTGGCCCGATACCACGCACGCAACTCAGCAATCTCTCTCTTCGAGCTACCGCTTGCACTGCCGCCCTATGACGTCCGACTGTTCTGGCACGAGCGCGTCGACAACGACGCGGGGACTGCGGCCCTCCGCAGCATCCTCCGGGAAGTCCTGGCCGCCGAGCCTTCCGAAGCCGGAAACCCGTCACCCGAACGCGGTTGA
- a CDS encoding SDR family oxidoreductase: MRVLITGAAGGVGSSIISQLRDTGLEVRATCRRPDPQRWPWLQTFPSDLNQPHTMRQALEGVETVFLYSFAQRDSLPRLVEEMKAAGVEKVIVLSTIDTTRHEPFVEYNKQRHLEVENAIAHSGFNAVCLRPGAFARNAIRFWANQIREHRTVGLPFPESQQAPIADEDIAAVAVRAITTSQLDGEKIVLTGPSSLTMRDQVGLISQAIAEPIGITELSEIEARALYGQVLPPEYLDLLMGQWAFETTEKAVVAPAVHDITGHRPISYLDWAIDHRDAFL, translated from the coding sequence ATGCGCGTACTGATAACCGGAGCCGCTGGCGGTGTCGGATCCAGCATCATCAGCCAGCTGCGTGACACCGGGCTCGAGGTCCGCGCGACATGTCGCCGACCCGATCCACAACGGTGGCCGTGGCTGCAGACATTTCCGAGCGATCTCAATCAGCCACACACGATGCGACAGGCCCTCGAAGGTGTCGAGACCGTCTTCCTCTACAGCTTCGCCCAACGAGACAGCCTGCCACGACTGGTCGAAGAGATGAAGGCTGCCGGCGTCGAAAAGGTGATCGTGCTGTCCACGATCGACACCACTCGCCATGAACCGTTCGTCGAATACAACAAACAACGTCACCTCGAGGTCGAAAATGCGATCGCCCACAGCGGTTTCAACGCTGTATGCTTGCGGCCCGGCGCCTTCGCCCGCAATGCAATTCGCTTTTGGGCCAATCAAATTCGGGAACATCGCACTGTTGGCCTGCCCTTCCCAGAATCCCAGCAGGCCCCGATAGCCGACGAGGATATCGCTGCTGTCGCCGTACGTGCGATCACCACTTCACAACTGGACGGAGAGAAGATCGTCCTCACGGGACCGAGCTCCTTGACCATGCGAGACCAAGTCGGTCTCATCAGCCAGGCCATCGCCGAGCCCATCGGCATCACTGAGCTCTCGGAGATTGAAGCACGCGCACTGTACGGACAAGTGCTGCCACCGGAATATCTCGACCTCCTCATGGGCCAATGGGCCTTCGAAACGACCGAGAAGGCCGTCGTCGCGCCAGCAGTTCACGACATCACTGGCCATCGACCCATCAGCTACCTCGACTGGGCAATCGACCACCGCGACGCGTTCCTCTAA
- the arr gene encoding NAD(+)--rifampin ADP-ribosyltransferase gives MSNSLDEGPFFHGTTAELNVGEFFTAGRRSNYRPEIVMNHIYFTALVDGAGLAAEIAAELAEGHPRPRVYQVEPTGEFENDPNVTDKKFPGNPTRSYRSTAPLRIVGEITEWTRLTPEQLQTWRERLSALLSSEGGEIIN, from the coding sequence GTGTCCAATTCGCTCGATGAAGGTCCGTTCTTCCACGGCACAACCGCGGAACTGAATGTGGGTGAGTTCTTCACCGCAGGTCGTCGGTCGAACTACCGTCCCGAGATCGTGATGAACCACATCTACTTCACCGCGCTGGTTGATGGGGCCGGCCTGGCGGCGGAAATCGCCGCAGAACTCGCCGAGGGCCACCCCCGCCCGAGGGTGTACCAGGTAGAGCCAACCGGAGAGTTCGAGAACGACCCGAACGTGACCGACAAGAAGTTCCCCGGCAACCCCACTCGGTCGTACCGGAGTACGGCTCCACTGCGGATCGTCGGGGAGATCACCGAGTGGACGCGACTCACGCCCGAGCAACTGCAGACGTGGCGGGAACGACTGTCTGCACTGCTTTCCAGTGAAGGTGGCGAGATCATTAACTGA
- a CDS encoding sulfite exporter TauE/SafE family protein, producing the protein MTFEILVVIGALSGVTTVLFGFGGGFVTVPVIVWADAGLGSEAMRTAVATSAVVVFAASAIATASTRSEILASLRGKRVLLALLAVGGVVGGLAARVAPAELGRWSFVAYLGISLIDAVARPGFVRPVGVAAERQSIRAGFGLPVGAVAAFLGVGGSVLTVPLLRRAGHSMESATALANPMTIAITAPAVVPLIASVDVTSAAALLLGATPVVVVLRRYGITIPDIVHARAYVGLIGTVCVAMTLSALY; encoded by the coding sequence GTGACCTTCGAGATCCTGGTCGTAATTGGCGCGCTTTCGGGCGTCACTACGGTGTTGTTTGGGTTTGGCGGCGGGTTCGTGACTGTTCCGGTCATCGTGTGGGCCGACGCGGGACTCGGCTCTGAGGCGATGCGAACCGCAGTGGCCACATCGGCCGTCGTAGTCTTCGCTGCTTCGGCTATTGCCACCGCGTCGACCCGCAGTGAGATCCTCGCGAGCTTGCGCGGGAAACGTGTTCTTCTGGCACTGCTGGCCGTGGGCGGTGTGGTGGGCGGCCTGGCTGCGCGAGTCGCCCCCGCCGAGCTGGGGCGGTGGTCATTCGTGGCGTACCTCGGTATAAGCCTGATCGACGCCGTCGCCCGGCCAGGTTTCGTACGCCCAGTCGGTGTGGCCGCCGAACGTCAGTCCATTCGAGCCGGATTCGGGCTCCCGGTCGGCGCGGTGGCAGCGTTCCTCGGAGTGGGTGGCAGCGTGCTCACGGTCCCGTTGTTGCGTCGAGCCGGCCACTCCATGGAATCGGCTACAGCTCTTGCAAATCCGATGACGATCGCCATCACAGCACCCGCTGTTGTACCGCTGATCGCATCGGTGGACGTTACCTCTGCCGCCGCGCTGCTGCTGGGTGCTACACCGGTGGTGGTTGTGTTGCGGCGCTATGGGATAACGATCCCCGACATCGTCCACGCCCGTGCCTATGTTGGACTGATCGGCACAGTGTGCGTCGCGATGACACTGTCTGCGCTGTACTAA
- a CDS encoding AraC family transcriptional regulator codes for MRNVAADDFDEAPRVVLPVGTDYPDGFVLDWHSHRRAQFLHSVTGVMVVETRDGTWTVPTDLAVLIPAGVQHLMRTRQVSTRSLYIEPHAVPWWPDHCIVVKVTPLLRELLLVAADFDADYDPAGREGAVTTLLLHEIAALTPVALHVALPSAADLGALCRDYLTEPDVRIDNAQWAARLNLSERAFSRRFRAETGVSPAAWRRRARLLAAVPLLRDATVAEVAGRLGYATPAAFTAAFSAEFGIAPSRMTRTPRAG; via the coding sequence GTGCGCAATGTCGCCGCAGATGACTTCGACGAGGCACCGAGAGTCGTATTACCCGTAGGAACCGACTATCCCGACGGCTTCGTACTGGACTGGCATTCGCACCGGCGTGCACAGTTCCTCCACAGCGTGACCGGAGTGATGGTGGTCGAGACGCGCGATGGCACCTGGACAGTTCCCACCGACCTCGCTGTGCTGATCCCGGCGGGCGTTCAACACCTGATGCGGACCCGGCAGGTGAGCACTCGCAGCCTCTACATAGAACCCCACGCCGTCCCCTGGTGGCCTGACCACTGCATCGTGGTGAAAGTCACGCCACTTCTGCGTGAACTCCTGCTCGTTGCAGCGGATTTCGATGCCGACTACGATCCAGCTGGCCGCGAGGGCGCAGTTACTACGTTGCTGTTGCATGAGATCGCCGCATTGACTCCCGTTGCACTTCATGTCGCACTGCCCAGCGCCGCGGATCTAGGCGCCCTATGTCGCGACTACCTCACCGAACCGGACGTTCGAATCGACAACGCGCAGTGGGCCGCCCGGCTGAATCTCAGCGAGAGAGCGTTCAGCCGCCGGTTCCGCGCCGAAACCGGCGTGAGCCCTGCCGCGTGGCGTCGCCGCGCACGACTGCTCGCCGCAGTTCCACTATTACGCGACGCCACTGTTGCGGAGGTGGCGGGCCGCCTCGGGTACGCGACACCGGCGGCGTTTACCGCCGCCTTCTCTGCCGAGTTCGGAATCGCACCGTCGCGCATGACACGGACGCCGCGGGCGGGCTGA
- a CDS encoding HD domain-containing protein, whose amino-acid sequence MTLPHASPTEKDQPSTDTDLVTLPSTPLALAALELVRGAESPAIANHSVRSYLFARLLAPHVGLTPGRDFDDELLYLACVLHDVGLSPLAKRNTRFEVDGADRAAEFLSGHGLEAQKVDAVWEAIALHNTAVIPERMGALTSLTYQGVAIDFGGVLGLPEVHLNAVTAQIGAVIHSAYPRFNMATSVIDAVADHAASHPNNAPRYSPPGEVLRERREFGATYSEQLIAAGGSRWGN is encoded by the coding sequence ATGACATTGCCGCACGCTTCACCCACTGAGAAGGACCAGCCCTCCACTGACACCGATCTGGTCACCTTGCCGAGCACACCACTAGCGCTAGCCGCGCTCGAATTGGTCCGAGGCGCTGAGTCGCCGGCGATCGCCAATCACAGCGTGCGGAGTTATTTGTTCGCTCGGCTGCTCGCCCCACACGTTGGGCTGACACCTGGCCGAGATTTTGACGACGAGCTGCTCTACCTCGCGTGTGTCCTGCATGACGTTGGACTGTCACCGCTCGCCAAGAGAAACACTCGCTTCGAGGTTGATGGTGCGGACCGCGCGGCCGAGTTTCTCAGCGGCCATGGCCTGGAGGCGCAGAAGGTCGATGCCGTCTGGGAAGCCATCGCCCTCCACAACACGGCGGTCATACCTGAGCGGATGGGCGCCCTGACTTCGCTGACATACCAAGGCGTCGCCATCGACTTCGGCGGTGTCCTTGGTCTGCCGGAGGTACACCTGAACGCGGTAACCGCACAAATCGGAGCCGTAATCCACTCTGCCTACCCTCGTTTCAATATGGCTACATCGGTCATCGATGCGGTCGCCGATCACGCTGCAAGCCATCCGAACAACGCCCCGCGCTATAGCCCCCCAGGCGAAGTTCTGCGCGAGCGACGCGAATTCGGTGCCACCTACAGTGAGCAACTCATCGCTGCGGGCGGTTCCCGGTGGGGCAACTGA
- a CDS encoding Rid family hydrolase — protein sequence MSTPEFFDTPGYGDIFRTQYSYGQAVRIGDRVEISGQGGWNDDLTFPVDSLEAEIEKAFDNVEKTLLAAGATWHDVVKVSTYHKPTSESSIGADHLTAVVDQFRKRAGEHLPLWTALGVKALGLPEMHIEVEAVALIRAGGE from the coding sequence ATGTCTACCCCTGAGTTCTTCGACACCCCCGGATATGGGGATATTTTTCGCACACAGTACAGCTACGGTCAGGCCGTTCGGATCGGCGATCGCGTGGAAATCTCCGGCCAGGGCGGATGGAACGATGACCTGACCTTCCCGGTCGATTCCCTGGAAGCAGAGATCGAAAAGGCCTTTGACAACGTCGAAAAGACCCTATTAGCGGCGGGTGCCACGTGGCATGACGTCGTGAAGGTCAGTACGTATCACAAGCCCACCAGTGAAAGTTCTATCGGTGCCGATCACCTGACAGCAGTCGTTGATCAGTTCCGCAAGCGGGCGGGAGAACACCTGCCACTGTGGACTGCGCTGGGAGTGAAAGCGCTGGGTCTGCCCGAGATGCATATCGAGGTCGAGGCTGTCGCTCTGATCCGGGCTGGCGGCGAATAG
- a CDS encoding NAD-dependent epimerase/dehydratase family protein, with protein sequence MARRAVGTVTRSMFCLSRSRSQQATEGHTDGLATPNCARSVPVGCAVPAIVRNERTAIMKILVTGGSGFVGEHLLRRLAADGHTVLALARSSTSGKKVRALGATPLPGDLDRPDEFALPALDAVVHAAAYFRFAGSRAAYFRSNVAGTRALLNAAKHAGATTFVYMSAAGVVMDGRGSPMHAVNESAKTYPKSSSGYIATKSISEAEVLAANTMRFRTIALRPSAIWGPGDSFSREIPGRIETGRFAFINRGDYPFSTCHVDNVAEAVQLALGGGPGGHAYFVNDREPITFRQFIASLADVQGFSIDKLRSVPYPAAVSLGWFMETIASLRSDQTDPPLTRTMVRMIGREFTTDDRAARAELGYVGQTSRADGLKQLRAARWRGNSAPQ encoded by the coding sequence ATGGCTCGCCGTGCGGTCGGCACCGTAACGCGGAGCATGTTCTGCCTCAGCAGGTCTCGTTCGCAACAAGCGACCGAAGGCCACACTGACGGGCTTGCGACCCCAAACTGCGCACGGTCCGTGCCGGTCGGCTGCGCAGTGCCTGCAATCGTCCGAAACGAGAGGACCGCAATCATGAAAATTCTCGTCACCGGGGGCTCCGGATTCGTAGGCGAACACCTCCTCCGGAGGTTGGCTGCGGACGGGCACACCGTACTCGCTCTTGCTCGGTCTTCCACGTCAGGCAAGAAGGTCCGTGCGCTGGGGGCAACGCCGCTACCCGGCGATCTCGATCGTCCCGACGAGTTCGCCCTACCCGCGCTCGATGCAGTTGTGCACGCCGCGGCATACTTCCGCTTCGCGGGGTCGCGCGCGGCGTACTTCCGCTCCAACGTCGCAGGCACTCGGGCGCTGCTCAACGCTGCGAAGCACGCCGGCGCCACCACATTCGTGTACATGAGTGCGGCTGGAGTCGTCATGGATGGCCGTGGCTCCCCCATGCACGCTGTCAACGAGTCGGCGAAGACCTATCCGAAAAGCTCCTCAGGCTATATCGCAACCAAGTCGATCAGTGAGGCTGAAGTGCTGGCGGCGAACACGATGAGGTTTCGCACCATCGCACTGCGCCCCTCGGCGATCTGGGGCCCAGGCGACTCGTTCAGCCGCGAGATTCCCGGCCGCATCGAAACCGGGAGGTTCGCATTCATCAACCGCGGCGACTATCCGTTCAGTACCTGTCACGTCGACAATGTTGCCGAGGCGGTGCAACTTGCACTCGGCGGCGGTCCGGGTGGACACGCCTACTTCGTGAACGACCGGGAACCCATCACCTTCCGCCAATTTATCGCGTCGCTGGCTGATGTCCAGGGCTTCTCCATCGACAAACTTCGATCAGTTCCCTACCCCGCGGCGGTTTCCCTGGGATGGTTCATGGAGACCATTGCTTCCCTCCGCTCGGATCAGACCGATCCACCTTTGACCCGAACGATGGTCCGCATGATCGGACGAGAATTCACTACCGACGATCGTGCCGCCCGTGCCGAGCTCGGCTACGTCGGACAAACCTCGCGCGCCGACGGGCTCAAGCAATTGAGAGCCGCACGCTGGCGCGGAAACAGTGCACCGCAATAG